One window of the Methanomassiliicoccaceae archaeon DOK genome contains the following:
- a CDS encoding ABC transporter permease subunit, whose product MNWTYDDNNRYHRWFRTAVITITSLVCFVFAWWDVSILLNSTAIPTPLETWHALVDLVVNGDSITGGRTVWAYIASSLRTFLLGFLLALVVAVPLGLIIGYSKTIREFANPVIEVMRPIAPIAWAPIFILAIDYTIGPILVVFIGIFFPVLTNVVFGVQKIDPNLMDAARTMGASSTQVFYKVMVPSAVPYLMNGVKVGLGVGWMCIVAAELYAPQLGGIGYYLSTMATNGLWPNAFAAIVVIAILGILTTGLAEYIHKVITRRMGMSNV is encoded by the coding sequence CTGAACTGGACCTATGATGACAACAACAGGTATCATCGTTGGTTCAGAACCGCCGTCATCACGATTACGTCGTTGGTGTGCTTCGTGTTCGCATGGTGGGATGTATCCATCCTGCTGAACTCGACAGCTATCCCTACACCGCTGGAGACCTGGCATGCCCTGGTGGACCTGGTGGTCAACGGTGATTCCATCACCGGAGGGCGCACCGTATGGGCGTACATAGCATCCAGTCTCAGGACGTTCCTCTTGGGATTCCTGCTGGCTCTGGTAGTGGCAGTACCTCTCGGACTGATCATCGGGTACTCCAAGACAATCAGGGAGTTCGCCAATCCGGTCATCGAGGTCATGAGGCCGATCGCACCAATCGCTTGGGCTCCGATCTTCATCCTGGCCATCGACTACACCATCGGACCAATCCTGGTGGTGTTCATCGGTATATTCTTCCCGGTGCTCACCAACGTCGTGTTCGGAGTGCAGAAGATAGATCCGAATCTCATGGATGCGGCGAGGACGATGGGTGCGTCCTCAACACAGGTGTTCTACAAGGTAATGGTCCCGAGCGCGGTCCCATACCTGATGAACGGTGTCAAGGTCGGTCTGGGAGTCGGATGGATGTGTATCGTCGCTGCTGAGTTGTACGCGCCTCAGCTGGGCGGTATCGGATACTATCTGTCCACTATGGCCACCAACGGTCTGTGGCCCAACGCGTTCGCCGCCATCGTGGTCATTGCGATCCTGGGAATTCTGACGACCGGGCTTGCTGAGTACATACACAAGGTAATCACGAGAAGGATGGGGATGTCGAATGTCTGA
- a CDS encoding ATP-binding cassette domain-containing protein, with the protein MSELIEEGVISGDAVETDTFVPESDVKEGEDQIHIRNLSKTYVTDESETVVLEDFSLDIRKGELITIVGPSGCGKTTILRMLAGLIPPTSGQILIGNRECTAPGADRGMVFQDFALFPWRSVRKNVEFGLEIAGLSKEERRERADKYLKIVGLEKFADHRVHELSGGMKQRVAIARAMVTNPDVILMDEPFGALDAQTRNIMQAGLLRILEKTDQTIIFITHSVDEAVYLSDRIVVLTKRPAKIKEVIQIDWPRPRDRASVEFTALRKRILEELEKENVMD; encoded by the coding sequence ATGTCTGAACTGATAGAGGAAGGAGTGATATCCGGGGACGCTGTCGAGACGGATACGTTCGTCCCCGAGTCTGATGTCAAAGAGGGCGAGGACCAGATCCACATAAGGAACCTCAGCAAGACCTATGTCACCGATGAGTCGGAGACGGTGGTCCTGGAGGATTTCTCGCTGGACATCCGCAAGGGCGAACTGATCACCATCGTCGGACCGTCTGGATGCGGCAAGACAACAATCCTGAGGATGCTGGCCGGGCTCATCCCGCCAACATCCGGACAGATCCTCATCGGGAACCGTGAGTGCACAGCACCGGGCGCAGACCGCGGAATGGTGTTCCAGGACTTCGCTCTGTTCCCATGGAGGTCGGTCAGGAAGAACGTCGAGTTCGGCCTGGAGATCGCAGGTCTGTCCAAGGAGGAGCGTCGCGAGAGGGCGGACAAGTACCTCAAGATCGTCGGACTGGAGAAGTTTGCGGATCACAGGGTGCACGAGCTCTCCGGTGGGATGAAACAGCGTGTCGCCATCGCAAGGGCGATGGTCACGAATCCCGATGTGATTCTGATGGACGAACCGTTCGGTGCCTTGGATGCTCAGACCCGTAACATCATGCAGGCGGGTCTCCTGAGGATACTGGAGAAGACCGACCAGACGATCATCTTCATCACCCACTCGGTCGATGAGGCAGTCTATCTATCAGACAGGATCGTGGTGCTGACCAAGCGTCCTGCGAAGATCAAGGAGGTCATCCAGATCGACTGGCCGCGTCCCAGGGACCGTGCCTCCGTGGAGTTCACCGCCCTGAGGAAGAGGATCCTGGAAGAACTCGAGAAAGAGAACGTCATGGACTGA